Sequence from the Halorussus sp. MSC15.2 genome:
TGATAGTTGAACCACCGACGTTGGACACGTAGTTCGCGGTTCGATTCCGCGAGTCGGCGTTAAGGCGGCCATAGCGGCGGGGAACCACCCGTACCCATCCCGAACACGGTAGTTAAGCCCGCCTGCGTTCCGGCAAGTACTGGAGTGCGCGAGCCTCTGGAAACCCCGGTTCGCCGCCACCCACTCATACCACACACCCGCTTCAGGCACCGCGCCCGAAGCGGGTTTCTTCATTTCGAACCAACGGTCCGTTTCGTACAGGTAGTCGTAGCTTTACCGCCCGGCGTCGTTCACGCGACTCCACCGTCCCGCGACTCGCCGCGTCCGATTCGAGGAAATCGCCCGACGCCCGCCATCGGCCAGCGGTACCAGCACAACGCTCTTGGCTCGTCGCTCCGTCCTCCAGACGATGACAGTCGCACGCACGGTCGAACTCGAAGGACACATCATCGATTCGGGGATGATGCAGCAGTGCTTCGGCGTGGTGATGGACCTCGGCGGGAACTTCGACGTGGACATCTTCGAGGTGGGCAAGCACAAAGACGAGGAGTCGTACTGTCGGATGACGGTGAAGGCCGACGACGAGGAGAGCCTCCGCGAGATTCTTCACGAACTCCACCAGAACGGCGCGCACCTTCCCGACCCACCGAACGCGACGCTGAAGCCAGCCCCGCAGGACCGGGTCGTGCCCCACGGATTCTACTCGACGACGAACCACCCCACGCAGGTCCGCTACGAGGGCGAGTGGCTGCAGGTAGAGAACATCGAGATGGACTGCGTAGTCGTCGTGGACCCGGACGACGACGGCGGCCCGCGAGCGTACACGAAAGTGTTGAACGCCGTCGATGAGGGCGACCTGATAGTCACCGACGAGGCTGGCGTCCGGGTAGACCCGCCTGAGCGGCCCCGCGGGTCGGGGAGTCCGTTCGGATTCATGCAGGGTGGTGTCTCGGCCGAGCGGCCCTCGGAGTCACTCATCCGGAAAATCGCGGAGGCTATCGAGGAGACGAAAGCCGAGGACGGGTCGGTGTTGGCCGTCGCCGGACCCGCACTCGTTCACTCGGGCGCGGGCG
This genomic interval carries:
- a CDS encoding TIGR00300 family protein, with product MTVARTVELEGHIIDSGMMQQCFGVVMDLGGNFDVDIFEVGKHKDEESYCRMTVKADDEESLREILHELHQNGAHLPDPPNATLKPAPQDRVVPHGFYSTTNHPTQVRYEGEWLQVENIEMDCVVVVDPDDDGGPRAYTKVLNAVDEGDLIVTDEAGVRVDPPERPRGSGSPFGFMQGGVSAERPSESLIRKIAEAIEETKAEDGSVLAVAGPALVHSGAGDALARLVREGYVDMLSAGNGFAVHDLERGQYGTSLGMDVETLENPRKGHKHHIYTISEIVRAGGIEEAVEQGLVEDGVMYECVDNDVPYVLAGSIRDDGPLPDTITDAVEAQNAIREQAREADLVLMLATLLHSVAVGNCLSSTTRVVCVDINPATVTQLLDRGSAQAIGMVTDVGTFVPALADEIVGQP